In Desulfovulcanus ferrireducens, the genomic window GACAATTTCCTGAGGACTTAGGCGAATAAACAGTTTGAGGGCAAAGGGAAGATAAAAAAGTCCGGCAAAGATGATCAAAGAGTCAAAAAAGGAAGCCTTGTCTTGAATGAGGCTAAATTGCACCAGGAAGCATAGGCACAAGAGCCAAAAAGAAATAATTACAATAAGCAGCGCATGGTTTACGAGCCATGTCCATGGGAGAAGAATAAAAACAGTTCCGAGGGTTATGCCAAAAAATTTAAAGAAAAATTTTTCTTTTCCCGGCCAGAAAAAAGAGTAAAACTCCCATAATCCCAGGGCGCTAACCACAACAAGGGCGAGATTAATGGCCTGGCCACCGGTAAAAATTATTAATCCCAAAACAGGGATAAGGATCAGGGCCGTAATGATTCTTTTTTGATGTGCGGAAAAACTCTTC contains:
- a CDS encoding phosphatidate cytidylyltransferase; the protein is MKSFSAHQKRIITALILIPVLGLIIFTGGQAINLALVVVSALGLWEFYSFFWPGKEKFFFKFFGITLGTVFILLPWTWLVNHALLIVIISFWLLCLCFLVQFSLIQDKASFFDSLIIFAGLFYLPFALKLFIRLSPQEIVLVLLATFASDTGAYYVGSWKGKRKIWPQISPKKTWLGSIGGLILCTLITLGLGLTWGKDIWWAYLILGFILSLAAQLGDFFESALKRWARVKDSGRLLPGHGGILDRIDSLLLLLPVYIISQEIYPMF